Part of the Sporomusaceae bacterium FL31 genome, AATGTTACATTATTTTGAACGCTGCAGTTTTGCTGCCATATGGCAACAATCATAGCATTAAACAACCAAAACAACATCGATAGTTGAATATTAAACATAATAAAATCAGTAAATCCATTTACCGCAATGCCGAATAAAGCAGCTATTAAGCCTAACAATAATCCGGCTACCCAACGTTCTGTCACCTCATGAATGACTGATAACGCGGTTCGAATATGTCCAACCATAATAGTTAAGAAAACAAGCAATCCGGGAATCCCAATTTCAGCAGCTATATTTAGATACATGTTGTGTGCATGAAAAATGGTAGTTGTTGCATCCTGAATAAAAAAATCATACTGAGGATATACCAGCCAATATGCCCCCCAGCCAATACCAAGCAAAGGCTTGTCGACAATCATTGCCACCGTGCTTTCCCATAATGCAATCCGTAATGTTGATGAAGTATCTGTAGGATTAAAAATAGACATCAGTCGTTCAGTAAACCCATCATGAGCCAAATACAAAGCAACCGGAACTAATAGCAGCAGCCATAATATTCTTTTATTATATAAAACGCCATATAAAGCAATGACAAACCCTACACTGATCCAGGCACCACGGGAATAAGTCAACCCCAAACAAGCGCCAAACAAGATAAATAAAAACAAAAACAGCAAACGGTTTTTCATTTCCCTAGCTTTACAACCTAGACCGCATACCAAAGCCATGATCATAACTAAAAAGCCTGCTAACAAATTAGGGTTCTTTAAGGTTGAGAATACTCTGACTTTTAGATCCGGAAATTGCTCTCCATCAACCCATTGAAAAGCCGATATATCCACCCCGTGAAAATACTGGTAAAAACCATAGCCAGTAACAACCATTGCCGACGCTAATACAGTCCAAACCAAGCGCTTAATCTGCTCCAGTGATTGAACATTGTTAATGACTAAATAGTAAATAAATATGTATCGCCCCATCAGATGGTAGTAGTTATAAAAACTAAAATTGCGGTCAGGTGAAACCAAGATAGAAGCTGCCGATATCAAAATAAAAATGGCAATTAGTCCATCAAAAGGACTTCTTCTTAATGAAAAATCCAGACTCATGAGCATTTTGCCTAACCAAGTGGCAACACCGGCAATTAAAAAAACTGTTGTGACATCAATTGACAACGGCAAAAAAAAGGCCACCGCTAAGATGCAGTGCTCAATGATGAAATCTAAATAATATTGAAGACGGGTTCTATTATAAGTTATACGCACTATTTCACCCTATTTAAAATTATTACTGTCATAAAATCAATAAACAGCACCAATTCATTATACCTAGCATCTATTTTTTTGTCTATTGTATATTATATGTCGGGCATATCCAATTAAATACAGCGAACCGGCAATACATACAATTCCATCAGCATCAGCCAACTGGCCGGCACGGATAATCCCGGCTTCAATCGTAGGATGCACCTCAGCCTGCTGAGCCTTAATGAAACCGGCTACCACATCCGGCCGAGCTGCCCGCGCTGAATCTGGCGATGTTACGACAACACGATCGCTGGATCGAATCAGATTTCTGATAATACCGACTATATCTTTATCTTCTAATATACCCAATAAAAAGACAATTGATCTATTGGGGAAAATAAGATCTAAGTTATCTCTCAGAGCTTTAGCCCCTGCCGGGTTATGAGCTCCGTCAATGATGGTCAACGGGTACCCTGGGACAATCTCAAACCGCCCCGGCCAAAGCACCTGACTAAGCCCTTTTTCAATGGCATTGCCGGTAATTCTTTCTTCCTTTTGAGCCAAAAGCAGCGCTGCCATAATGGCCGCAGCACTATTTTCCACCTGATGCTGACCTAGCAAATTTAAATGTATCGGGCCAAAATACCCGTACTCTCGACTATTAAAAGCAATAAGCTGCTGATATTCTTTCATGCCATCAGAGCGGCATTCAAAATCACGCCCAAAAATATACAAAGGGGCCTGTTCAACTTCAGCCTTGGCTTGGATAATAGGCAATACATCCCCACTCGCCGCAGTAACAACGGGAACAGCATGTTTGATGATTCCGGCTTTATGTTCGGCAACAGCTGTCAAAGTTCCACCGCAGCGATCAGCATGTTCTAAAGCGACATTGGTAATCACGGCAACCTCTGGAGTAATGA contains:
- the folC gene encoding bifunctional folylpolyglutamate synthase/dihydrofolate synthase, which translates into the protein MMNYKEALEYLDSLNKFGIRLGLERIKRLLELMGNPERSYKTIHVTGTNGKGSTTAMLASILHHAGIRAGMYISPHLLDYTERITVAETAITQAAFADAVHTTKKFVDQLIAEGGESPTQFEVLTAAAFHYFAAAGVDYAVIEVGLGGLLDSTNVITPEVAVITNVALEHADRCGGTLTAVAEHKAGIIKHAVPVVTAASGDVLPIIQAKAEVEQAPLYIFGRDFECRSDGMKEYQQLIAFNSREYGYFGPIHLNLLGQHQVENSAAAIMAALLLAQKEERITGNAIEKGLSQVLWPGRFEIVPGYPLTIIDGAHNPAGAKALRDNLDLIFPNRSIVFLLGILEDKDIVGIIRNLIRSSDRVVVTSPDSARAARPDVVAGFIKAQQAEVHPTIEAGIIRAGQLADADGIVCIAGSLYLIGYARHIIYNRQKNRC
- the wzy gene encoding exopolysaccharide biosynthesis protein; this translates as MRITYNRTRLQYYLDFIIEHCILAVAFFLPLSIDVTTVFLIAGVATWLGKMLMSLDFSLRRSPFDGLIAIFILISAASILVSPDRNFSFYNYYHLMGRYIFIYYLVINNVQSLEQIKRLVWTVLASAMVVTGYGFYQYFHGVDISAFQWVDGEQFPDLKVRVFSTLKNPNLLAGFLVMIMALVCGLGCKAREMKNRLLFLFLFILFGACLGLTYSRGAWISVGFVIALYGVLYNKRILWLLLLVPVALYLAHDGFTERLMSIFNPTDTSSTLRIALWESTVAMIVDKPLLGIGWGAYWLVYPQYDFFIQDATTTIFHAHNMYLNIAAEIGIPGLLVFLTIMVGHIRTALSVIHEVTERWVAGLLLGLIAALFGIAVNGFTDFIMFNIQLSMLFWLFNAMIVAIWQQNCSVQNNVTFTKKM